In one window of Trachemys scripta elegans isolate TJP31775 chromosome 5, CAS_Tse_1.0, whole genome shotgun sequence DNA:
- the MFHAS1 gene encoding malignant fibrous histiocytoma-amplified sequence 1, producing GLEELPEGLGAALGGLRVLSLRRNRLARLPAALRHLGRLAELDLSHNRLGGLGDGEALAPLRELRKLSLSHNQLGADGAALPGRLGALRQLEELDLSFNRLRRLPEALGRLQRLRSLDVDHNLLPAFPAPLLELGALEELDCSGNRQLRVLPEGIAALRCLKILWLSGTGLGSLPEGLCQLGALESLMLDGNQLRALPAGFGRLQRLKMLNLSSNVLGEFPEAVLALPSLEELYLSRNQLTLLPARLSQLHQLRTLWLDNNRIRYLPDSIVQLHSLEELVLQGNQIAILPEGFGQLSRVTLWKIKDNPLIQPPYEVCMKGIPYIAAYQQELAHSQPALKPRLKLVLMGLKDAGKTLLRRCLMEEERQRDSPLAAAGKDAGRTQQQRDITLGLIPEGVGKIQLGHSPITEPRDALSAKGSSLGYAPIEQQDPLLSPSLKVAGKIKLEHQDGCLSPSPKVNGEAQIGHFPMLLERDAPLTPLVAGLPGTSQGIEVTDWTADVERGLTFIVYELAGDPSYDVIQSFFLSPGALYVLVVNLSAYTPHCFYSAVGYFLHWLGAKVPHAVVCMVGTHADLCAERELEEKCLDIHHQIALQEKRDAEGLQSLAQQVDNALGQDFDLRCSSPHTAFYGVSDKNLRRKKAQFQYLLNHRPQILSPVLPISCQDHYQVRRLRDKLLSVAEHRDIFPNLHRVLPKSWQVLEELHFQPQAQQLWLSWWDSARLGLQAGLTEDRLQSALSYLHESGKLLYFEEHLTLREYVFHNLPRLIDILNVFCQQDTTVLLQKLLSDTHIDELRTTQLHHYVEGFLLHGLLPAHVIRLLLKPHIQSREDLQLILELLEKMGLCYCINKPKCKPLNGATAWYKFPCYVKNEVPHAEAWINGTNLSGQSLVIEQLQIEYTFPFIFPPGLFARYSVQINSHVVQRSDGKYQIYAYRGKVPVVVSYRPARSTLQPDTLSIASHASLPNIWTAWQAITPLVEELNVLLQEWPGLYYTVHILCSKCLKRGSLNPYAFPGELLSQPRPEGVMEIICPRNGSERVNVALVYPPTPTLISPCSK from the coding sequence GGCCTGGAGGAGCTGCCCGAGGGGCTGGGCGCCGCGCTGGGCGGCCTGCGCGTCCTCAGCCTGCGCAGGAACCGCCTGGCCCGGCTGCCCGCCGCGCTGCGCCACCTGGGCCGCCTGGCCGAGCTCGACCTCAGCCACAACCGGCTCGGCGGCCTGGGGGACGGCGAGGCGCTGGCGCCGCTGCGGGAGCTGCGCAAGCTGAGCCTGAGCCACAACCAGCTGGGCGCGGACGGCGCGGCGCTGCCCGGGCGCCTGGGCGCGCTGCGGCAGCTGGAGGAGCTGGACCTGAGCTTCAACCGCCTGCGCCGCCTGCCCGAGGCGCTGGGCCGCCTGCAGCGCCTGCGCTCGCTGGACGTGGACCACAACCTGCTGCCCGCCTTCCCGGCGCCGCTGCTGGAGCTGGGCGCGCTGGAGGAGCTGGACTGCTCGGGCAACCGGCAGCTGCGCGTCCTGCCCGAGGGCATCGCTGCCTTGCGCTGCCTTAAGATCCTGTGGCTGAGCGGCACGGGGCTGGGCAGCCTGCCCGAGGGGCTGTGCCAGCTGGGCGCCCTGGAGAGCCTCATGCTGGACGGGAACCAGCTGCGGGCCCTGCCCGCCGGCTTCGGCCGGCTGCAGCGCCTCAAGATGCTGAACCTCTCCTCCAACGTGCTGGGTGAGTTCCCCGAGGCCGTGCTGGCCCTGCCCAGCCTGGAGGAGCTCTACCTGAGCCGCAACCAGCTCACCCTGCTGCCTGCCCGCCTCAGCCAGCTGCATCAGCTCCGCACCCTCTGGTTGGACAACAACCGCATCCGCTACCTGCCCGACTCCATCGTGCAGCTCCACAGCCTGGAGGAACTCGTGCTGCAGGGCAACCAGATCGCCATCCTGCCCGAGGGCTTTGGGCAGCTCTCCCGGGTCACCCTCTGGAAGATCAAGGACAACCCGCTCATCCAGCCGCCTTACGAGGTTTGCATGAAGGGCATCCCCTACATTGCCGCTTACCAGCAGGAGTTGGCACACTCCCAGCCCGCTCTCAAGCCCCGGCTCAAGCTGGTCCTCATGGGCCTGAAGGATGCTGGCAAGACCCTGCTGAGACGGTGCCTGATGGAGGAGGAGCGGCAGAGAGactctcccctggctgcagctggcaAAGATGCTGGGAGAACCCAGCAGCAGCGAGACATCACCCTGGGCCTGATTCCCGAAGGTGTTGGGAAAATACAGCTAGGACATAGCCCCATTACTGAGCCCCGAGATGCTTTGTCTGCCAAAGGCTCCTCGCTAGGATATGCCCCCATTGAGCAGCAGGACCCACTGCTGTCCCCGTCCCTTAAAGTTGCTGGGAAAATCAAGTTAGAGCACCAGGACGGCTGCCTGTCTCCATCCCCAAAAGTTAATGGGGAAGCCCAGATAGGACACTTCCCCATGCTGCTGGAGCGAGACGCCCCCCTGACACCATTGGTTGCAGGACTTCCAGGGACCAGCCAGGGCATCGAGGTGACGGACTGGACGGCAGATGTAGAGAGGGGTCTGACCTTCATTGTGTATGAGCTGGCGGGCGACCCTAGCTACGATGTGATCCAATCCTTCTTCCTTTCGCCGGGAGCCCTGTATGTGCTGGTGGTGAACCTGAGTGCCTACACCCCACATTGCTTCTACTCCGCAGTGGGCTACTTCCTGCACTGGCTAGGTGCCAAAGTGCCCCATGCTGTAGTGTGCATGGTGGGCACCCATGCTGACCTGTGTGCTGAGCGGGAACTGGAGGAGAAGTGCCTGGACATCCACCACCAAATTGCCCTGCAGGAGAAGCGGGATGCTGAGGGACTCCAGAGTTTGGCCCAGCAGGTGGACAATGCCCTGGGACAGGACTTTGACCTGCGTTGCTCCAGCCCCCACACTGCCTTCTATGGGGTTTCAGACAAGAACCTGCGGCGCAAGAAGGCCCAGTTCCAGTATCTGCTCAACCACCGGCCGCAGATCCTCTCGCCGGTGCTGCCCATCAGCTGCCAGGACCACTACCAGGTGCGCCGCCTGCGGGACAAGCTTCTGTCAGTAGCTGAGCACCGGGACATCTTCCCAAACCTGCACCGGGTGCTTCCCAAGTCCTGGCAGGTGCTGGAAGAGCTGCACTTCCAGCCGCAGGCTCAGCAACTGTGGCTCAGCTGGTGGGATTCGGCGCGGCTGGGCTTGCAGGCGGGCCTGACCGAGGATCGACTCCAGAGCGCCCTGTCCTATCTGCATGAAAGTGGCAAGCTGCTGTACTTCGAGGAGCATCTGACTCTGCGGGAGTATGTATTCCACAATCTGCCCAGGCTCATTGACATCCTCAATGTCTTCTGCCAGCAGGACACCACGGTGCTGCTCCAGAAACTGCTCAGTGACACCCATATAGATGAACTGAGAACCACCCAGCTCCACCACTACGTGGAAGGGTTCCTGCTGCATGGGCTCCTCCCTGCCCATGTTATCCGCCTGCTGCTTAAGCCCCATATCCAGAGCCGGGAGGACCTGCAGCTTATCCTGGAGCTGCTGGAGAAAATGGGGCTCTGCTACTGCATCAATAAGCCCAAATGCAAACCCCTGAATGGGGCCACTGCCTGGTACAAGTTCCCCTGCTATGTGAAGAATGAGGTGCCCCATGCAGAGGCGTGGATTAATGGTACAAACCTGAGTGGACAGTCTCTTGTCATTGAACAGTTGCAGATTGAATACACCTTCCCCTTCATTTTCCCACCTGGGTTATTTGCACGCTACAGTGTCCAGATTAACAGCCATGTGGTTCAGCGGTCTGATGGCAAATACCAGATTTATGCCTACAGGGGGAAGGTGCCTGTGGTGGTGAGTTACAGGCCTGCTAGGAGTACTCTGCAACCAGATACTCTGTCTATTGCTAGTCACGCATCTCTACCAAATATATGGACAGCCTGGCAAGCTATTACCCCCTTAGTGGAAGAACTGAATGTACTGCTTCAAGAATGGCCAGGTCTGTACTACACTGTGCACATCCTCTGTTCCAAGTGCCTTAAAAGAGGATCGCTGAACCCCTACGCTTTTCCAG